The Anopheles maculipalpis chromosome 3RL, idAnoMacuDA_375_x, whole genome shotgun sequence genomic sequence TGGTGCTGGCTGTGGTCGGCGAGTTGCTCAACAGTGGCGATGCGTGTAAAACACCGTCCGGTACGGCGGGCATTTGTGAACCGGTGAAAAATTGTACGTACGTGCGGAAGATTCTGCAAAGTCCGGACTTTTCCCACTACGACACAAACTATCTGGAAACGTTACAATGTGGCGAAATGAAGATTCCGATGAGGAAGAAGCCTATTCCCTTGGTGAGTGTAGATTGAAACTCACAAGTGAACGCAAAACAAACCTGTTATTAACTTATTTATATTCTCTGCCCTAGCTGTGCTGTCCAAAGTTTGGCAATGCACCTACGTGCGGAGCGCAGCATATAGCCGATCGAATCTATTTCGGCGAGGAAACGGAACGGGGCGAACATCCGTGGGCTGCCCTGTTGTTCTACAACGTTGGCAGAAACCGTACCGTGCCAAAGTGTGGTGGTGCGCTCGTTTCGGAGCGGTATGTGATAACGGCTGCACACTGCACCGTAGACAAACCGAACTGGAAGCTGTGAGTTGACTGCTGTGACCGGCAGGTTTGAATGTGTTTGAATGTCGCCCAGTGTACCAGAGGAAGAATAATGCAAAATCCTTCTTTCCTCCAGACTGTATGTCCGTTTCAATGAATTCAACACGTCCAGCCCGGATAACTGTACCACGGTGGAAAACGATGAGGTCATCTGCCGTGAAGACTACGCGGTGGAAACGATTACTCCGCACCCCGACTACGACATGTACAACATTTCGCGTCCCAATGACATCTGTATCCTACGGCTTGCTTCCGATGTCACGTTCAATGACTACGTACGTCCCATCTGTTTGCCGTTCGATCTCGCCATACAACAGCTTCCAGTAGCGGATGAAATCTTCACCGTTACCGGTTGGGGAGAAACAGAAGAGAGTAAGTGGTGTGTCACCGTTATGCTGCTTGATACTTGATACTAAACTTAATGTACGTGTGTTCTGCAGGAAGGCCCAGTGACGTACAGAAACACGTGGATTTGCCCGGATTGGAAAATGAAGCCTGCAATTCAGTATATGCCGTGGCAAACGTTACCCTTACGGATCGACAATTGTGTATCGGTGGGTTGAATGGTTCTGATTCCTGCCGGGGAGATTCCGGAGGACCATTGATGCGAGAAGTTGGTGGTGGCTGGTACCTTGTAGGTGTGGTCAGTTTTGGGGCACGGTTTTGTGGTACGCAAAATTTGCCCGGGGTGTATACAAACATCGCAAAATATTTGGACTGGATGGAGACGGTTATGTTCGTGGAACAATATTTGTAGGCGTgatagacaataaaaaagcaaaaaaactcaTCGAACGGATGTTAATGGAACTGGTTTTTGATAAAGAAATTCAAAAGAGAAAGCCTATGTTGAGGTTTACCTAGTTTTAGACATGATAATTAATAAGTTATAGATAGTGGTGACCAGACATAGATACGGACGAAATAGCTTTTAGTTAAATAATAGGACAAAGCTATCATTCGTTGAAAGCTGGTGAGCCAAGTTAACGATCGTGATAAAGTTgtaaagaataataaatttactaACGGGCGTAGTGCCACTTGGGAACTATTAGCGACTATTGCACCAAGATAAAGCAAGACTTGCCAAGAAAACCAATAcctttgaaaattataaacacgTAAATTAATCAAGGTAATGTAATGTCAAAACGGGTAAAGAAACTGCAAGCGActcatatgaaaaaaaaagaaaacaagctcCCTCCATCAACGATACAGAACATTTAATTTCACCGGACAAAGTTTACGTTGTTCTCGGGAGAGTAAAGTTTGAAGGTTCAAACCAAGCATCTGTCTGATTGTTTAAAGTTTGTATCTTTGGCGCGTTTAGGTTTCAAAATCTCGCCTATTTCATTGAAATTGGTATTACAATTAAAAACGGAgtttatttcgttttataACGCAGTTTTGAAGGACCATGTCTTAATAAAGGTCAACTACTCTCAAGATCAAATATGATCCTACAGCAGAAACGAGCCCTGTCAATCATTAAGTCGTACTCAACGATGCTTGATTCAAGACATAAGGTTATGGCTCTAAGATTTGTATCTTCTGGTAGACCGGACCAGAGTCTGTCAGTCAATGTGGCATGTGCACGTCCGAAAGACGTTTTCTTGCTTGCAAACTGATAACCTTGTAGTACTAGTTTTCCTGGCTTGGGGGTTATGCTGTCGATCTTTACACAAAAGATCCGGTATTAAATCCATCTCAACGACTGTACATCGTTGTTGTTTCTCCATTGTAAATGGCTCCATTTAGTAatgaagtaaaagaaaaaaaaaacagttgctGCCGTAGGGCCTTGGGAGTATCTTATCCACTTTCATTTGTGTCACCCGTTGTTCTCATTCTAGCAAATCTGGCAGGTCTCCTCGGAAAGGCGTCGTAAAATCTGTTCCAAAGACCACACTTAACACAAGCAATGTCGAAGAACACGACAATACGAGCAACCATCAACTAAATACCACCTTAAAAGTTCATCTCAAAATGATTTCCATTTCTGGAACTAACTTACCATTTTCTGGATGCAACTGCACACACTGCTCCGGGTCCCAGTTTCCCAGGGATTCACAACCGCCCGTA encodes the following:
- the LOC126564911 gene encoding CLIP domain-containing serine protease B15 produces the protein MRWLVCSIVSLSLVLAVVGELLNSGDACKTPSGTAGICEPVKNCTYVRKILQSPDFSHYDTNYLETLQCGEMKIPMRKKPIPLLCCPKFGNAPTCGAQHIADRIYFGEETERGEHPWAALLFYNVGRNRTVPKCGGALVSERYVITAAHCTVDKPNWKLLYVRFNEFNTSSPDNCTTVENDEVICREDYAVETITPHPDYDMYNISRPNDICILRLASDVTFNDYVRPICLPFDLAIQQLPVADEIFTVTGWGETEERRPSDVQKHVDLPGLENEACNSVYAVANVTLTDRQLCIGGLNGSDSCRGDSGGPLMREVGGGWYLVGVVSFGARFCGTQNLPGVYTNIAKYLDWMETVMFVEQYL